Proteins from a genomic interval of Gadus morhua chromosome 19, gadMor3.0, whole genome shotgun sequence:
- the bltp3b gene encoding bridge-like lipid transfer protein family member 3B isoform X1 translates to MAGLIKKQILKHLSRFAKNLSPDKINLSTLKGEGQLTNLELDEEVLQSLLDLPTWLAINRVGCNKATIRIPWTKLKTHPISLTLDKVVMEMSTCDEPRPPNGPSPIATASGQSEYGFAEKVVEGMSLSINSIVVRISAKAFNASFELSQLQVYSVNTSWSLSDLRFTRITDPQRGEILTFKEISWQMIRIEADAIQSAEHEMLSAPIRLITNQSKIRVTLKRRMKDCYVVASKLVLILDDLLWVLTDSQLKAMVQYAKSLSEAMERSAQQRKSMASEEQGSSPPPTQQVRTAASSAAADQTASMARLFSAYDVCETSHHLQITHLDLHICDDTHSPDKVSNKRLTGGAMQLSFSLITLDYYPLHRAGDSCLHWMHYSEATKAREGWARSLLDEFKVNVELLKGVVRDQQGPSAAQGSPQHGKISTGSTSFSPPPPQSPKTQLMSSSVVLRMADFCIYQVSTADQRRSSPKAMVSCNKKTLYLPPEMPAVHVEFTEYYFPDGKDYPIPCPNLYVQLNALQLVLDPGSLVWLNLFALDLRQSLEQFMDLYKLDASQKPDEHVDIKVDGLMLKLVVPTERDASYPPDLPRSVSVQTSEMVATNTRHHPSCGRTHLQALLTAFQQEAFFCSSSGHAFPRGGPSPSDQGPSFDLLHPAFWRHAQERDTPLNGVYAGTGGPAALSGHALRPAAAADVWALHFAQFWVDYEGKGRRPQPFVDSFPLAVWACQPGGAPPPRPEASLSRSGSEEALGRLQRKRLLKEYYSTEGGAEPGAGPAPPPSNGLQEPRDPTSADVHVLVHVQKHLSAQVSHRQYMFLMRLQRSLKALQQTLQTDLEAMGSKRDRKDQRSTSTSSPSTPTPPTPSSPPGDPDPRLFGVCLGLLLRSAEVALLLQPVAPQGGGSSSSLGSELSPSESRGTLGPGSDGGGGEACGVDQMLCGGAPEGGGTAPLLLPTAARPAPTDPQRRKASLEERGQGGRSFDDGGVADGLTGGEEQDPLDPTPKMPQSVSSGRLMKERSQSSFSVSYKTVKKSPSLQSLDNISIDSYLMEDTDLERDDVSISGFKDTVSEQSTTESANEAAIGAEQEGGVSPDTVSAASQSIDEPTKDLVSVLVLKVEAVCGAVAVEGDSTAVALQVGQVRPSQLGNISLRQYLSNRSLGMVCSVPIPAAQSTPGGGGPVEVEPPGPRGPPEVQARLESGPCAAARSPLAERSGFLQLRLHGYRGGFLSSTLQNLAHFLEDKSAPQVLPLEISVRDTHVDLKDDSARDNPSEPEPNPISVHVDRLLIHRRDDGSFSIGVDTADESKVRPLIDCPLSPVPETVGVFQGVAMATQTQAPPTCIPIQSNHEKMLVEENECLKVELSRAKMALAEAQMEKDSLLHQMRNLKMTS, encoded by the exons gTTTGCTAAGAACCTGTCCCCAGACAAGATCAACCTGAGCACGctgaagggggaggggcagcTGACCAACCTGGAGCTGGATGAGGAGGTGCTGCAGAGCCTGCTGGACCTGCCCACCTGGCTGGCCATCAACCGGGTGGGCTGCAACAAGGCCACCAtcagg ATACCATGGACAAAACTCAAGACCCACCCCATCTCGCTG ACTCTGGACAaggtggtgatggagatgaGTACCTGCGATGAGCCACGCCCACCCAACGGACCATCGCCCATAGCAACCGCCTCCGGACAGAG TGAGTACGGCTTTGcggagaaggtggtggagggcATGTCTCTGTCCATCAACTCCATCGTGGTGCGGATCAGCGCCAAGGCCTTCAACGCCTCCTTCGAGCTGTCCCAGCTGCAGGTGTACAGCGTCAACACCTCCTGGAGCCTGAGCGACCTGCGCTTCACCCGCATCACCGACCCCCAGCGGggcgag ATCCTGACCTTCAAGGAGATCAGCTGGCAGATGATCCGCATCGAGGCGGACGCCATCCAGAGCGCCGAGCACGAGATGCTGAGCGCGCCCATCAGGCTCATCACCAACCAGTCCAAGATCAGGGTGACCCTCAAGAGACGG ATGAAGGACTGCTACGTGGTGGCCTCCAAGCTGGTGCTGATCCTGGACGACCTGCTGTGGGTGCTGACCGACTCCCAGCTCAAGGCCATGGTCCAGTACGCCAAGTCGCTTAGCGAGGCCATGGAGCGATCGGCCCAGCAGAGGAAGAGCATGGCCAGTGAGGAGCAG gggtcGTCTCCGCCCCCCACCCAGCAGGTGCGGACGGCGGCGTCCTCGGCCGCGGCGGACCAGACGGCGAGCATGGCGCGGCTGTTCAGCGCCTACGACGTGTGTGAGACGTCCCACCACCTGCAGATCACACACCTGGACCTGCACATCTGTGACGACACACACTCCCCGGACAAAG TGAGCAACAAGCGGCTCACGGGTGGAGCGATGCAGCTGTCCTTCAGCCTCATCACCCTGGATTACTACCCCCTTCACCGAGCAG GTGACAGCTGTCTCCACTGGATGCACTACTCTGAGGCCACCAAGGCGAGGGAAGGCTGGGCTCGCTCTCTGCTGGACGAGTTCAAGGTCAACGTGGAGTTGCTGAAAGGCGTCGTCAGAGACCAGCAGGGGCCCAGCGCCGCCCAGGGGTCACCCCAGCACG gtaaGATCAGTACcggctccacctccttctctcctcctcctccccagagtcCCAAGACTCAGCTCATGTCCAGCTCTGTGGTTCTGCGCATGGCCGACTTCTGCATCTACCAG gtGTCTACGGCGGACCAGAGGCGCTCCAGCCCCAAGGCGATGGTCTCGTGCAACAAGAAGACCCTCTACCTGCCCCCCGAGATGCCCGCCGTCCACGTGGAGTTCACCGAGTACTACTTTCCCGACGGGAAGGATTACCCCA TCCCGTGCCCCAACCTGTACGTGCAGCTCAACGCCCTCCAGCTGGTGCTGGACCCCGGCAGCCTGGTGTGGCTCAACCTGTTCGCGCTGGACCTGCGCCAGAGCCTGGAGCAGTTCATGGACCTGTACAAGCTGGACGCCTCGCAGAAACCCGACGAGCACGTGGACATCAAGGTGGACGGCCTCATGCTCAAG CTGGTGGTCCCCACAGAGCGGGACGCCTCCTACCCCCCCGACCTCCCGCGCTCCGTGTCGGTGCAGACCTCGGAGATGGTGGCCACCAACACGCGCCACCACCCGTCCTGCGGGCGCACCCACCTGCAGGCCCTCCTGACCGCCTTCCAGCAGGAGgccttcttctgctcctcctccggccACGCCTTCCCCCGCGGCGGGCCCTCCCCCTCCGACCAGGGCCCCTCCTTCGACCTGCTCCACCCCGCCTTCTGGCGCCACGCCCAGGAGCGGGACACGCCCCTGAACGGCGTCTACGCCGGCACGGGCGGCCCGGCCGCGCTGAGCGGCCACGCCCtgcggccggcggcggcggccgacgTGTGGGCGCTGCACTTCGCCCAGTTCTGGGTGGACTACGAGGGGAAGGGGCGGCGGCCTCAGCCCTTCGTGGACTCCTTCCCGCTGGCCGTGTGGGCGTGTCAGCCCGGcggcgccccgcccccccggccggAGGCCAGCCTATCACGGAGCGGCTCGGAGGAGGCGCTGGGCCGGCTGCAGAGGAAGCGGCTCCTGAAGGAGTACTACAGCACcgaggggggggcggagcccggcgccggccccgccccgccccccagcaACGGGCTGCAGGAGCCCCGCGACCCCACCTCCGCAGACGTGCACGTGCTGGTGCACGTGCAGAAGCACTTAAGCGCCCAG gTGAGCCACCGTCAGTACATGTTCCTGATGCGCCTCCAGCGCAGCCTGAAGGCGCTGCAGCAGACGCTGCAGACGGACCTGGAGGCCATGGGCTCCAAGAGGGACCGCAAGGACcagcgctccacctccacctccagcccctccacccccaccccccccacccccagcagcccccccgGGGACCCGGACCCCCGGCTCTTCGGCGTGtgcctgggcctgctgctgcGCAGCGCGGAGGtggccctgctgctgcagcccgTGGCCCCCCAGGGCGGGGGCTCGAGCTCCTCCCTGGGCTCGGAGCTCTCCCCCTCGGAGAGCCGCGGCACCCTGGGGCCGGGCAGCGACGGCGGCGGGGGCGAGGCCTGCGGCGTGGACCAGATGCTGTGCGGAGGGGCGCCGGAGGGCGGGGgcaccgcccccctcctcctccccaccgccGCCCGCCCCGCCCCAACGGACCCCCAACGCCGCAAGGCCTCGCTGGAGGAGCGCGGCCAGGGGGGGCGGAGCTTCGACGACGGGGGCGTGGCCGACGGTCTGaccgggggggaggagcaggacccTCTGGACCCCACCCCCAAGATGCCCCAGTCCGTGTCCAG tggtcgGCTGATGAAGGAGCGGTCCCAGTCCAGCTTCTCCGTCTCCTacaagacggtgaagaagagtcCGTCGCTGCAGTCCCTGGACAACATCTCCATAGACAGCTACCTGATGGAGGACACCGACCTGGAGagag ACGACGTGTCCATCTCGGGCTTCAAGGACACGGTGAGTGAGCAGAGCACCACCGAGAGCGCCAACGAGGCTGCCATCGGTGcagagcaggaggggggcgtgTCCCCGGACACGGTCAGCGCCGCCTCCCAGAGCATCGACGAACCCACCAAGGACCTGGTGTCGGTGCTGGTGCTGAAGGTGGAGGCGGTGTGCggggcggtggcggtggagggcgACAGCACGGCCGTGGCCCTACAGGTGGGCCAGGTGCGGCCCAGCCAGCTGGGCAACATCAGCCTGAGGCAGTACCTCAGCAACCGCAGCCTCG GTATGGTGTGTTCAGTACCTATACCTGCTGCTCAGAGCACACCAG gtggtggtGGCCCTGTGGAGGTAGAACCGCCGGGCCCCCGCGGGCCCCCTGAGGTCCAGGCCCGTCTGGAGAGCGGCCCCTGCGCCGCCGCCCGCTCCCCGCTGGCCGAGCGCAGCGGTTTCCTGCAGCTGCGTCTCCACGGTTACCGCGGCGGCTTCCTGTCGTCCACGCTGCAGAACCTCGCCCACTTCCTGGAGGACAAGTCGGCACCGCAGGTCCTGCCCCTGGAGATCAGCGTCAGGGACACACACGTGGACCTCAAG GATGATAGTGCACGTGACAACCCGTCGGAGCCTGAGCCCAACCCCATCAGCGTGCACGTGGACCGACTGCTGATCCACAGGAGAGATGACGGCTCCTTCTCTATAGGAg TGGACACCGCAGACGAGTCCAAAGTGCGGCCGTTGATTGACTGCCCTCTGAGTCCGGTTCCCGAGACAGTGGGTGTGTTCCAGGGAGTTGCCATGGCGACTCAGACGCAAGCCCCACCCACTTGCATCCCGATCCAATCAAACCATGAAAAG ATGCTGGTGGAGGAGAACGAGTGTCTGAAGGTGGAGCTGTCCAGAGCCAAGATGGCGCTGGCGGAGGCCCAGATGGAGAAGGACTCGCTGCTCCACCAGATGAGGAACCTGAAGATGACCAGCTAG
- the bltp3b gene encoding bridge-like lipid transfer protein family member 3B isoform X2 yields MAGLIKKQILKHLSRFAKNLSPDKINLSTLKGEGQLTNLELDEEVLQSLLDLPTWLAINRVGCNKATIRIPWTKLKTHPISLTLDKVVMEMSTCDEPRPPNGPSPIATASGQSEYGFAEKVVEGMSLSINSIVVRISAKAFNASFELSQLQVYSVNTSWSLSDLRFTRITDPQRGEILTFKEISWQMIRIEADAIQSAEHEMLSAPIRLITNQSKIRVTLKRRMKDCYVVASKLVLILDDLLWVLTDSQLKAMVQYAKSLSEAMERSAQQRKSMASEEQGSSPPPTQQVRTAASSAAADQTASMARLFSAYDVCETSHHLQITHLDLHICDDTHSPDKVSNKRLTGGAMQLSFSLITLDYYPLHRAGDSCLHWMHYSEATKAREGWARSLLDEFKVNVELLKGVVRDQQGPSAAQGSPQHGKISTGSTSFSPPPPQSPKTQLMSSSVVLRMADFCIYQVSTADQRRSSPKAMVSCNKKTLYLPPEMPAVHVEFTEYYFPDGKDYPIPCPNLYVQLNALQLVLDPGSLVWLNLFALDLRQSLEQFMDLYKLDASQKPDEHVDIKVDGLMLKLVVPTERDASYPPDLPRSVSVQTSEMVATNTRHHPSCGRTHLQALLTAFQQEAFFCSSSGHAFPRGGPSPSDQGPSFDLLHPAFWRHAQERDTPLNGVYAGTGGPAALSGHALRPAAAADVWALHFAQFWVDYEGKGRRPQPFVDSFPLAVWACQPGGAPPPRPEASLSRSGSEEALGRLQRKRLLKEYYSTEGGAEPGAGPAPPPSNGLQEPRDPTSADVHVLVHVQKHLSAQVSHRQYMFLMRLQRSLKALQQTLQTDLEAMGSKRDRKDQRSTSTSSPSTPTPPTPSSPPGDPDPRLFGVCLGLLLRSAEVALLLQPVAPQGGGSSSSLGSELSPSESRGTLGPGSDGGGGEACGVDQMLCGGAPEGGGTAPLLLPTAARPAPTDPQRRKASLEERGQGGRSFDDGGVADGLTGGEEQDPLDPTPKMPQSVSSGRLMKERSQSSFSVSYKTVKKSPSLQSLDNISIDSYLMEDTDLERDDVSISGFKDTVSEQSTTESANEAAIGAEQEGGVSPDTVSAASQSIDEPTKDLVSVLVLKVEAVCGAVAVEGDSTAVALQVGQVRPSQLGNISLRQYLSNRSLGGGGPVEVEPPGPRGPPEVQARLESGPCAAARSPLAERSGFLQLRLHGYRGGFLSSTLQNLAHFLEDKSAPQVLPLEISVRDTHVDLKDDSARDNPSEPEPNPISVHVDRLLIHRRDDGSFSIGVDTADESKVRPLIDCPLSPVPETVGVFQGVAMATQTQAPPTCIPIQSNHEKMLVEENECLKVELSRAKMALAEAQMEKDSLLHQMRNLKMTS; encoded by the exons gTTTGCTAAGAACCTGTCCCCAGACAAGATCAACCTGAGCACGctgaagggggaggggcagcTGACCAACCTGGAGCTGGATGAGGAGGTGCTGCAGAGCCTGCTGGACCTGCCCACCTGGCTGGCCATCAACCGGGTGGGCTGCAACAAGGCCACCAtcagg ATACCATGGACAAAACTCAAGACCCACCCCATCTCGCTG ACTCTGGACAaggtggtgatggagatgaGTACCTGCGATGAGCCACGCCCACCCAACGGACCATCGCCCATAGCAACCGCCTCCGGACAGAG TGAGTACGGCTTTGcggagaaggtggtggagggcATGTCTCTGTCCATCAACTCCATCGTGGTGCGGATCAGCGCCAAGGCCTTCAACGCCTCCTTCGAGCTGTCCCAGCTGCAGGTGTACAGCGTCAACACCTCCTGGAGCCTGAGCGACCTGCGCTTCACCCGCATCACCGACCCCCAGCGGggcgag ATCCTGACCTTCAAGGAGATCAGCTGGCAGATGATCCGCATCGAGGCGGACGCCATCCAGAGCGCCGAGCACGAGATGCTGAGCGCGCCCATCAGGCTCATCACCAACCAGTCCAAGATCAGGGTGACCCTCAAGAGACGG ATGAAGGACTGCTACGTGGTGGCCTCCAAGCTGGTGCTGATCCTGGACGACCTGCTGTGGGTGCTGACCGACTCCCAGCTCAAGGCCATGGTCCAGTACGCCAAGTCGCTTAGCGAGGCCATGGAGCGATCGGCCCAGCAGAGGAAGAGCATGGCCAGTGAGGAGCAG gggtcGTCTCCGCCCCCCACCCAGCAGGTGCGGACGGCGGCGTCCTCGGCCGCGGCGGACCAGACGGCGAGCATGGCGCGGCTGTTCAGCGCCTACGACGTGTGTGAGACGTCCCACCACCTGCAGATCACACACCTGGACCTGCACATCTGTGACGACACACACTCCCCGGACAAAG TGAGCAACAAGCGGCTCACGGGTGGAGCGATGCAGCTGTCCTTCAGCCTCATCACCCTGGATTACTACCCCCTTCACCGAGCAG GTGACAGCTGTCTCCACTGGATGCACTACTCTGAGGCCACCAAGGCGAGGGAAGGCTGGGCTCGCTCTCTGCTGGACGAGTTCAAGGTCAACGTGGAGTTGCTGAAAGGCGTCGTCAGAGACCAGCAGGGGCCCAGCGCCGCCCAGGGGTCACCCCAGCACG gtaaGATCAGTACcggctccacctccttctctcctcctcctccccagagtcCCAAGACTCAGCTCATGTCCAGCTCTGTGGTTCTGCGCATGGCCGACTTCTGCATCTACCAG gtGTCTACGGCGGACCAGAGGCGCTCCAGCCCCAAGGCGATGGTCTCGTGCAACAAGAAGACCCTCTACCTGCCCCCCGAGATGCCCGCCGTCCACGTGGAGTTCACCGAGTACTACTTTCCCGACGGGAAGGATTACCCCA TCCCGTGCCCCAACCTGTACGTGCAGCTCAACGCCCTCCAGCTGGTGCTGGACCCCGGCAGCCTGGTGTGGCTCAACCTGTTCGCGCTGGACCTGCGCCAGAGCCTGGAGCAGTTCATGGACCTGTACAAGCTGGACGCCTCGCAGAAACCCGACGAGCACGTGGACATCAAGGTGGACGGCCTCATGCTCAAG CTGGTGGTCCCCACAGAGCGGGACGCCTCCTACCCCCCCGACCTCCCGCGCTCCGTGTCGGTGCAGACCTCGGAGATGGTGGCCACCAACACGCGCCACCACCCGTCCTGCGGGCGCACCCACCTGCAGGCCCTCCTGACCGCCTTCCAGCAGGAGgccttcttctgctcctcctccggccACGCCTTCCCCCGCGGCGGGCCCTCCCCCTCCGACCAGGGCCCCTCCTTCGACCTGCTCCACCCCGCCTTCTGGCGCCACGCCCAGGAGCGGGACACGCCCCTGAACGGCGTCTACGCCGGCACGGGCGGCCCGGCCGCGCTGAGCGGCCACGCCCtgcggccggcggcggcggccgacgTGTGGGCGCTGCACTTCGCCCAGTTCTGGGTGGACTACGAGGGGAAGGGGCGGCGGCCTCAGCCCTTCGTGGACTCCTTCCCGCTGGCCGTGTGGGCGTGTCAGCCCGGcggcgccccgcccccccggccggAGGCCAGCCTATCACGGAGCGGCTCGGAGGAGGCGCTGGGCCGGCTGCAGAGGAAGCGGCTCCTGAAGGAGTACTACAGCACcgaggggggggcggagcccggcgccggccccgccccgccccccagcaACGGGCTGCAGGAGCCCCGCGACCCCACCTCCGCAGACGTGCACGTGCTGGTGCACGTGCAGAAGCACTTAAGCGCCCAG gTGAGCCACCGTCAGTACATGTTCCTGATGCGCCTCCAGCGCAGCCTGAAGGCGCTGCAGCAGACGCTGCAGACGGACCTGGAGGCCATGGGCTCCAAGAGGGACCGCAAGGACcagcgctccacctccacctccagcccctccacccccaccccccccacccccagcagcccccccgGGGACCCGGACCCCCGGCTCTTCGGCGTGtgcctgggcctgctgctgcGCAGCGCGGAGGtggccctgctgctgcagcccgTGGCCCCCCAGGGCGGGGGCTCGAGCTCCTCCCTGGGCTCGGAGCTCTCCCCCTCGGAGAGCCGCGGCACCCTGGGGCCGGGCAGCGACGGCGGCGGGGGCGAGGCCTGCGGCGTGGACCAGATGCTGTGCGGAGGGGCGCCGGAGGGCGGGGgcaccgcccccctcctcctccccaccgccGCCCGCCCCGCCCCAACGGACCCCCAACGCCGCAAGGCCTCGCTGGAGGAGCGCGGCCAGGGGGGGCGGAGCTTCGACGACGGGGGCGTGGCCGACGGTCTGaccgggggggaggagcaggacccTCTGGACCCCACCCCCAAGATGCCCCAGTCCGTGTCCAG tggtcgGCTGATGAAGGAGCGGTCCCAGTCCAGCTTCTCCGTCTCCTacaagacggtgaagaagagtcCGTCGCTGCAGTCCCTGGACAACATCTCCATAGACAGCTACCTGATGGAGGACACCGACCTGGAGagag ACGACGTGTCCATCTCGGGCTTCAAGGACACGGTGAGTGAGCAGAGCACCACCGAGAGCGCCAACGAGGCTGCCATCGGTGcagagcaggaggggggcgtgTCCCCGGACACGGTCAGCGCCGCCTCCCAGAGCATCGACGAACCCACCAAGGACCTGGTGTCGGTGCTGGTGCTGAAGGTGGAGGCGGTGTGCggggcggtggcggtggagggcgACAGCACGGCCGTGGCCCTACAGGTGGGCCAGGTGCGGCCCAGCCAGCTGGGCAACATCAGCCTGAGGCAGTACCTCAGCAACCGCAGCCTCG gtggtggtGGCCCTGTGGAGGTAGAACCGCCGGGCCCCCGCGGGCCCCCTGAGGTCCAGGCCCGTCTGGAGAGCGGCCCCTGCGCCGCCGCCCGCTCCCCGCTGGCCGAGCGCAGCGGTTTCCTGCAGCTGCGTCTCCACGGTTACCGCGGCGGCTTCCTGTCGTCCACGCTGCAGAACCTCGCCCACTTCCTGGAGGACAAGTCGGCACCGCAGGTCCTGCCCCTGGAGATCAGCGTCAGGGACACACACGTGGACCTCAAG GATGATAGTGCACGTGACAACCCGTCGGAGCCTGAGCCCAACCCCATCAGCGTGCACGTGGACCGACTGCTGATCCACAGGAGAGATGACGGCTCCTTCTCTATAGGAg TGGACACCGCAGACGAGTCCAAAGTGCGGCCGTTGATTGACTGCCCTCTGAGTCCGGTTCCCGAGACAGTGGGTGTGTTCCAGGGAGTTGCCATGGCGACTCAGACGCAAGCCCCACCCACTTGCATCCCGATCCAATCAAACCATGAAAAG ATGCTGGTGGAGGAGAACGAGTGTCTGAAGGTGGAGCTGTCCAGAGCCAAGATGGCGCTGGCGGAGGCCCAGATGGAGAAGGACTCGCTGCTCCACCAGATGAGGAACCTGAAGATGACCAGCTAG